From the genome of Vicia villosa cultivar HV-30 ecotype Madison, WI linkage group LG2, Vvil1.0, whole genome shotgun sequence, one region includes:
- the LOC131648941 gene encoding uncharacterized protein LOC131648941, whose translation MSILKKGNRKLVMTGAKGGATTPIKCFKCGIKGHQSSKCIKDDRKCFKYGRKGHNANDYRVGSNVTCYNYDCVKRLNLKLFDMHGSMIIDTPIMGYVSTSFVCLSCTLSIFGRDFGIDLVCLPLDQIDVILGMNWFEYNHVYINCFDKTVIFLDFGVEKDLFLFAKQVNESEHDDVVLLALMATLDVCEKRVMGDLPIFRDFPEVFPDM comes from the exons ATGTCAATTCTGAAAAAGGGAAACAGAAAGCTGGTTATGACAGGAGCCAAGGGAGGAGCTACTACTCcgattaagtgcttcaagtgtggtatcAAAGGACATCAATCTTCTAAGTGCATAAAAGATGATAGGAAGTGTTTCAAGTATGGCAGAAAGGGTCACAACGCTAATGATTATAGAGTTGGTTCGaatgtgacttgctacaattatg ATTGTGTTAAGAGATTGAATCTTAAATTGTTTGATATgcatggaagtatgattattgatacGCCTATTATGGGATATGtgtctacttcttttgtgtgtttaaGTTGTAcattgagtatctttggtagagattttgggattgatttagtGTGTCTCCCGTTAGATCAAATTGATGTTATTCTTGGTATGAACTGGTTTGAGTACAATCATGTTTATATTAACTGTTTTGATAAGACAGTTATCTTTCTTGATTTTGGTGTTGAGAAGGATTTGTTTTTGTTTGCTAAGCAAGTGAATGAGTCTGAGCATGATGATGTTGTGTTGTTGGCTTTGATGGCAACATTGGACGTTTGTGAGAAGCGAGTGATGGGTGATTTACCTATTTTCCGTGATTTTCCTGAGGTGTTTCCCGACATGTAA